In Methanomicrobium antiquum, one DNA window encodes the following:
- a CDS encoding type II toxin-antitoxin system HicA family toxin has product MKTVSGKKFCSLLESHGWELKRVSGSHYIYAKYGNPNRITVPVHGNNLLKIGLQKHLMKLSEIDESEL; this is encoded by the coding sequence TTGAAAACCGTCAGTGGTAAAAAATTCTGTAGCCTCCTGGAATCACACGGATGGGAACTAAAGAGAGTTTCCGGAAGTCATTACATCTATGCCAAATATGGAAATCCAAACAGAATTACTGTTCCTGTTCATGGAAATAATTTACTAAAAATTGGTTTACAGAAGCATCTGATGAAGCTTTCAGAAATTGACGAATCAGAACTCTGA
- a CDS encoding Fic family protein, translating to MLSLAQYQFEVIHPFLDGNSRKGLIIKILLLVYMKILDIRYCI from the coding sequence ATGCTTTCTTTAGCTCAATACCAGTTTGAGGTAATCCATCCGTTTTTGGACGGAAACAGCAGAAAAGGACTCATCATAAAAATCCTGCTTCTTGTGTATATGAAGATTCTTGATATTCGGTATTGTATCTGA